In Cupriavidus basilensis, the following proteins share a genomic window:
- a CDS encoding porin — translation MKTKTTAIALAIGAAFAGHANAQSNVTLYGLIDTTISTISNADASGHRLTGYHQPAWFSGNRWGLTGAEDIGFGTKVIFKLESEFQSYDGAMDTPGVLFNRDAWVGINSDVFGKLTFGRQNALGRDPMASGLYGDPYGPAAITTEEGGYTNNNNFKQLVFYAGSATGTRMDNGVVWKKLFDNGLTAGAGYQFGEVPGAPSRNTTETATLGYNGGNFHVSSFFTQANVNGQRNRTYSAGGNYVWGIVRASAGYFHYTAEQGALGQRKDDAYTVSLKVDPAGPFDYEIGYQMMKAGHAALNANGFTINAYGNTAASTATDSGRKNTVYGSIFYHFSKRTEVYLAADYMFLQHGYHAAQSNGFAHQSEFAVGMRTRF, via the coding sequence TTGAAAACCAAAACCACAGCCATCGCGCTGGCAATCGGCGCGGCCTTTGCCGGCCACGCCAACGCGCAATCGAACGTGACGCTCTACGGCCTCATCGATACCACCATCAGCACCATCAGCAACGCCGATGCAAGTGGCCATCGCCTGACCGGCTACCACCAGCCGGCATGGTTCAGCGGCAACCGCTGGGGCCTGACCGGCGCGGAAGACATCGGCTTCGGCACCAAGGTGATCTTCAAGCTGGAGAGCGAATTCCAGAGCTACGACGGCGCGATGGACACCCCCGGCGTGCTGTTCAACCGCGACGCCTGGGTCGGCATCAACAGCGATGTCTTCGGCAAGCTGACCTTCGGCCGCCAGAACGCGCTCGGGCGTGACCCGATGGCTTCGGGCCTCTACGGAGACCCCTACGGCCCGGCCGCGATCACGACGGAGGAAGGCGGCTACACCAACAACAACAACTTCAAGCAACTGGTGTTCTACGCGGGCAGCGCCACCGGCACGCGCATGGACAACGGCGTGGTGTGGAAGAAGCTGTTCGACAACGGCCTGACCGCCGGCGCGGGTTACCAGTTCGGCGAAGTGCCGGGCGCGCCGTCGCGCAACACCACGGAGACCGCCACCCTCGGCTACAACGGCGGCAATTTCCACGTTTCCAGCTTCTTCACCCAGGCCAATGTGAATGGCCAGCGCAACCGTACCTATTCCGCCGGCGGCAACTATGTGTGGGGCATCGTGCGCGCCAGCGCCGGTTATTTCCACTACACCGCCGAACAGGGCGCGCTGGGCCAGCGCAAGGACGACGCCTACACGGTGTCGCTCAAGGTCGATCCCGCCGGTCCCTTCGACTACGAGATTGGCTACCAGATGATGAAGGCCGGCCATGCCGCCCTGAATGCCAACGGCTTCACCATCAACGCCTACGGCAACACCGCCGCCTCGACCGCGACCGACAGCGGCCGCAAGAACACGGTGTACGGCTCGATCTTCTACCACTTCTCGAAGCGCACCGAGGTCTACCTGGCGGCCGACTACATGTTCCTGCAGCACGGCTATCACGCCGCGCAGTCGAACGGCTTCGCCCACCAGAGCGAATTCGCGGTGGGCATGCGCACGCGCTTCTGA
- a CDS encoding RHS repeat-associated core domain-containing protein — protein MVATFGYDIANQLTSISYANGGTAPGNLSYGYDAAGRRTQLGGSLANMTLPAAVSGASYNAANRLSNWGGASLTYDAKGNLTSDGSLTYTWDSRSRLTALTGGTTASFSYDSLNRRSSKTVGGTATAFAYDGLNVVQERTGGSSTASLLTGLGLDETFSRTDTVVGTRSFVTDALGSTLALTDGTGLVKTSYAYEPYGAATASGEAGGNATQYTGRENDGTGLYYYWARYYHTAFGRFVAEAPIGLAGGDNLYAYVGGIPLRYADPTGKCPMCLALIPPVLEAAGISLADIGIGSAIGGGLVALDRWLNPSAQASAFPPGVWPGDMGSAEWDRRNGVGARDGKGRFHGIK, from the coding sequence GTGGTGGCCACCTTTGGCTACGACATCGCGAATCAGCTGACTTCCATCAGCTATGCCAACGGCGGCACGGCACCCGGGAACCTGAGCTATGGCTATGATGCGGCCGGACGGCGCACCCAGCTGGGCGGCAGCCTGGCCAATATGACTCTGCCGGCCGCCGTGAGCGGCGCCAGCTACAACGCCGCGAACAGGTTGAGCAATTGGGGGGGGGCAAGCCTCACCTATGATGCCAAAGGCAACCTGACCAGCGATGGCAGCCTGACCTACACTTGGGACTCGCGTAGTCGCCTTACGGCGCTCACTGGCGGTACCACAGCCAGCTTCAGCTATGACAGCTTGAATCGGCGTAGCAGCAAGACGGTGGGCGGCACGGCCACCGCCTTCGCTTATGACGGCCTGAACGTCGTGCAGGAACGAACAGGAGGCTCGTCGACCGCGAGCTTGCTGACTGGCCTGGGTCTTGACGAGACCTTTAGCCGCACCGATACGGTTGTCGGCACTCGAAGTTTCGTCACCGATGCGCTGGGCAGCACGCTGGCGCTCACGGACGGCACTGGTTTGGTCAAGACCAGTTATGCCTACGAGCCCTACGGGGCAGCCACCGCTAGCGGCGAGGCCGGCGGTAATGCGACCCAGTACACGGGGCGCGAGAATGATGGCACTGGCCTATACTATTATTGGGCACGTTACTACCACACCGCTTTCGGGCGTTTCGTGGCCGAGGCCCCCATCGGGCTCGCTGGTGGTGATAATCTCTATGCCTATGTCGGCGGCATTCCTCTCAGATATGCAGATCCGACTGGTAAGTGCCCGATGTGTCTGGCGTTAATACCGCCCGTATTAGAAGCAGCAGGGATAAGTTTGGCCGATATTGGCATTGGTTCCGCGATAGGCGGAGGGTTGGTTGCGCTTGATAGATGGCTCAACCCTTCAGCGCAAGCTAGTGCATTCCCCCCTGGTGTTTGGCCTGGCGATATGGGATCTGCCGAATGGGATCGAAGGAATGGTGTGGGCGCTCGCGATGGCAAGGGAAGATTCCACGGTATTAAATAA
- a CDS encoding ISNCY family transposase, producing MSLREVDRFKVIQATAEGLLAQWRAAERLELTTRQVRRLVQRWRADGPMGLLSRQRGQPGHRQLPRMLEAQARALIQEHYADYGPTLACEKLRERHGIVLAKETVRRIMIDAGFWVPRKLRPPKLHQPRKRRACLGELVQIDGSEHAWFEERAPMCTLLVYVDDATSRLMQLLFVPTESTFAYFAATRAYIERHGKPVAFYSDKASIFRVNAKGVTTGRDHTQFGRALYELNIESLCANSSQAKGRVERMNGTLQDRLVKELRQRGISTLAEANAFAPVFLADFNVRFAKTPRSDFNAHRPVRPDEDLERIFTWREWRKVSNRLTLQYDRKLYLIADQPERRPLIHRYIEVAEYPDGRIELCADGTSLPYVLYDRLSEINQGAVVENKRLGHVLEIAQRVQAQRDNRRILATPSRTLTGQKPRQRPEQVTPGTKPQRQLNAQDLRRAIDELAQPPHPVDTLPPQASSTALRKLPGKKRQRIKTSLH from the coding sequence ATGAGTCTGCGTGAAGTTGACCGCTTCAAGGTCATTCAGGCAACAGCCGAGGGTCTGCTGGCGCAATGGCGCGCCGCAGAGCGCCTGGAATTGACGACGCGGCAAGTCCGGCGGCTAGTCCAGCGCTGGCGCGCCGATGGCCCTATGGGCTTGCTGTCGCGCCAGCGCGGGCAGCCAGGGCATCGCCAACTGCCAAGGATGCTCGAAGCGCAGGCACGCGCGCTAATCCAGGAGCATTACGCCGATTACGGTCCCACGCTGGCCTGCGAGAAGCTGCGCGAGCGCCATGGCATCGTGCTGGCCAAGGAGACGGTGCGCCGGATCATGATTGACGCCGGCTTCTGGGTCCCCAGGAAGCTGCGCCCGCCCAAGCTGCACCAGCCGCGCAAGCGCCGCGCCTGCCTGGGTGAACTGGTGCAGATCGATGGCAGCGAGCACGCGTGGTTCGAGGAGCGTGCGCCCATGTGCACGCTGTTGGTCTATGTCGACGATGCCACCAGCCGCCTGATGCAGTTGCTGTTCGTGCCGACCGAATCGACTTTTGCCTATTTTGCCGCGACGCGTGCTTACATCGAGCGCCATGGCAAGCCGGTGGCGTTCTACAGCGACAAGGCCAGCATCTTCCGGGTCAATGCCAAAGGTGTCACCACGGGGCGGGACCATACGCAGTTCGGGCGCGCGCTGTACGAGCTGAATATCGAGAGCCTGTGCGCCAACAGCAGCCAGGCCAAGGGCCGTGTGGAGCGAATGAACGGCACGCTGCAGGACCGCCTGGTCAAAGAACTGCGCCAACGCGGCATCTCGACGCTGGCCGAGGCCAATGCCTTTGCCCCGGTCTTCCTGGCGGACTTCAATGTGCGCTTCGCCAAGACGCCCAGAAGCGACTTCAACGCGCACCGGCCCGTGCGGCCCGACGAGGACCTTGAGCGCATCTTTACCTGGCGCGAATGGCGCAAAGTCTCCAACCGACTGACGCTGCAGTACGACCGCAAGCTGTATCTCATCGCGGACCAACCCGAGCGGCGCCCCCTGATCCATCGCTACATCGAAGTGGCCGAATACCCGGACGGCCGTATCGAGTTGTGCGCCGACGGGACTTCCCTGCCCTACGTCCTCTATGACCGGCTGTCCGAGATCAATCAGGGCGCAGTAGTGGAGAACAAGCGGCTGGGGCATGTGCTGGAGATCGCCCAGCGCGTGCAGGCCCAGCGCGACAATCGTCGCATCCTGGCGACACCGTCGCGCACGCTGACCGGTCAAAAACCGCGGCAACGGCCTGAACAGGTGACGCCGGGCACGAAACCACAACGGCAGCTGAATGCGCAAGACTTGCGTCGCGCCATCGATGAACTGGCGCAACCGCCCCACCCTGTAGATACCTTACCGCCTCAGGCCAGCTCGACTGCCTTACGGAAACTGCCAGGAAAAAAACGTCAACGAATCAAAACCAGCCTGCATTAG
- a CDS encoding DUF4279 domain-containing protein, producing the protein MSPDEPKIIVALYLNGEHLDPDSVTREFGVVPSRAQKKGERRVTSSGREVLVKQGSWAWSVELGSTSLDDHLARLIRSFPTGKPLSEIANVEDAYIDVFVALSSNLDGDAKCELDIKPDVLVSLAQLGLPIRMTVDVVRE; encoded by the coding sequence ATGAGCCCTGACGAACCAAAGATAATTGTTGCTCTCTATTTGAATGGAGAGCACCTTGATCCAGATTCAGTTACTCGTGAATTTGGTGTTGTCCCTTCAAGGGCACAGAAGAAGGGCGAGCGGCGTGTGACTTCTTCTGGGCGCGAGGTTCTCGTGAAACAGGGGAGCTGGGCATGGAGTGTTGAGTTGGGATCGACATCGCTTGACGATCATCTAGCGCGACTCATTCGGTCCTTTCCGACTGGAAAGCCGTTGTCGGAGATTGCTAATGTCGAAGACGCCTATATTGATGTCTTTGTTGCGCTGTCTAGCAATTTGGACGGTGATGCGAAATGCGAGTTGGATATCAAGCCAGATGTTCTTGTATCGTTAGCTCAACTAGGACTTCCGATACGCATGACTGTGGACGTTGTGCGAGAATGA